In Cyprinus carpio isolate SPL01 chromosome A1, ASM1834038v1, whole genome shotgun sequence, the following proteins share a genomic window:
- the LOC109081867 gene encoding small kinetochore-associated protein-like isoform X1 has translation MKRVQLKDTAIPAQSSVASRAAHIKNDTDNKKNQHRSLKVPTTRYGQQNDVREQNRVLTATNEDLQRQLEEMKGTVTKLEHRCTDLHGENQEIQKQLRDCHVLLVAEKLDPVSGEKLGQTAQQKEEQRKEVMTVSQNLLTELKLFGETAQEHAGKLLEVQNIMRDLTEAHEKLQQERAFFTLDVEEMERALGEAERLLME, from the exons ATGAAGAGAGTTCAGCTAAAAGACACAGCGATTCCTGCACAGTCCAGTGTGGCATCCAGAGCAGCACACATCAAGAACGACACTGACAATAA gaagAACCAGCACAGGTCTCTGAAAGT GCCAACCACAAGATATGGGCAACAAAATGACGTGAGGGAGCAGAATAGAGTCCTGACTGCAACAAATGAAGACCTGCAGAGACAACTTGAAGAAATGAAG GGAACTGTGACTAAACTGGAGCACCGGTGCACAGACCTCCATGGAGAAAATCAGGAAATTCAAAAACAGCTGCGAGACTGTCATGTCCTCCTTGTTGCAGAAAAGCTTGACCCAG TTTCAGGGGAAAAGTTGGGCCAGACAGCACAACAGAAGGAAGAACAAAGAAAAGAAGTTATG ACGGTTTCTCAAAATCTCCTGACTGAGCTGAAACTGTTTGGTGAGACGGCACAAGAGCATGCAGGAAAATTACTG GAAGTGCAGAACATCATGAGGGACCTGACGGAAGCGCATGAAAAGCTCCAGCAGGAGAGGGCATTTTTCACACTGGATGTGGAGGAAATGGAGAGAGCTTTGGGAGAGGCAGAGAGACTCTTGATGGAGTAA
- the LOC109081867 gene encoding uncharacterized protein LOC109081867 isoform X2 — MKRVQLKDTAIPAQSSVASRAAHIKNDTDNKKNQHRSLKVPTTRYGQQNDVREQNRVLTATNEDLQRQLEEMKGTVTKLEHRCTDLHGENQEIQKQLRDCHVLLVAEKLDPVSGEKLGQTAQQKEEQRKEVMEVQNIMRDLTEAHEKLQQERAFFTLDVEEMERALGEAERLLME; from the exons ATGAAGAGAGTTCAGCTAAAAGACACAGCGATTCCTGCACAGTCCAGTGTGGCATCCAGAGCAGCACACATCAAGAACGACACTGACAATAA gaagAACCAGCACAGGTCTCTGAAAGT GCCAACCACAAGATATGGGCAACAAAATGACGTGAGGGAGCAGAATAGAGTCCTGACTGCAACAAATGAAGACCTGCAGAGACAACTTGAAGAAATGAAG GGAACTGTGACTAAACTGGAGCACCGGTGCACAGACCTCCATGGAGAAAATCAGGAAATTCAAAAACAGCTGCGAGACTGTCATGTCCTCCTTGTTGCAGAAAAGCTTGACCCAG TTTCAGGGGAAAAGTTGGGCCAGACAGCACAACAGAAGGAAGAACAAAGAAAAGAAGTTATG GAAGTGCAGAACATCATGAGGGACCTGACGGAAGCGCATGAAAAGCTCCAGCAGGAGAGGGCATTTTTCACACTGGATGTGGAGGAAATGGAGAGAGCTTTGGGAGAGGCAGAGAGACTCTTGATGGAGTAA